A stretch of DNA from Toxotes jaculatrix isolate fToxJac2 chromosome 15, fToxJac2.pri, whole genome shotgun sequence:
ATATATCTCCCTTCTTCCACCTTGTTTACAACACACCCCAGGCCTGTGTCCATGAAGCCAACGTTTATAAATGATCCCAGAAAATGATTGAAAACCAAAGAACCACTTTCCTGTCCATTTTCTCTTCCATGGTCATGGTGATTACCACGACCATAATGATACACAAAGaacacatgcttttatgtttgGGTATGAGGCACACATATGTGTTTTGCACAAGGCTTAtgttaaaaataacacagacagcattaaattaaatgtttctgCATTCTGTCCTACATACTAAACTACTGGGTGACGGTGCCTGGCTACAAAATGGTCACGATACAACTTTACACATAAATGTTGGGACCCTAAAGCAGAATGTATACTTTACATCTAGAAACAATGTGTTTCAGGTTAATAATATAAACGCTGACttatcctcttcctctttacaTGTAAGCACaaactgatctgtttttcttaaaattgTTTGATCACTTAGACTCTCCTCCATTCTCACTGTTTAACtatgagtcacacacacaagatatataataatttgaaaatatataaaatacataatttgAAAGTTTGATTTGTGAAGCAGGGGCTCACTGAGCTCCTCCATTTAATTGGTCCTTAAGTTTATAAGTGGCTATTTGCTGACACCTAGTGATCATTCTCCACTTACtgcaaaagaaaagcacaagtcTCCAAAACAGGGATACCATgcaattttctgctttttattaaATCTAATAAGTGGCAAGCAATACACAGTGAAGATTTcactgacaaaaaacaaacaaaaaacaacaaacaacggTCTCAAGCCTGACTTACAACCCCTAAACCCTCTCTTTAAACATACTGATACCAAAATGCCATTGATTATTCCGTCAGCTGGAAAATACAGCTACAGCACTGCTTTACAATATTATCACAAACAAGCACAGCCTGaaaaagctctttttttttttatactaagTAAATACAGAGCTTGATGAAAGCTTTCTTTCCATCATCAATTCACAGACAACCTGTCAGAACCCCTTTATGTGTCTAACACTTCATGTTCGTCTTTCACAGTTGACCTAACGTGGTTCCCTCTGGGGCATTTCTGAAACATGTGTTGTTCAGTACTTCCTCGGCTGCTGAATGAAGAAGGTCCGGGGCGAGTGGGGCTTCTCCACTGCAGGGCGCACCTTGCTGTGCCTGACACTCACTGGTGTCTCTGGAAAGTCGTGGCTCagctacaaaaaaacaaaaaacaaaacagacatcagGCAAGAGTTTATAATCCACAAGGCTCTGTGGACTCAGAGGCACTGGAACTAAACCAGTTTGCCCAGAAAGAGTTTACTCGACATGCAAACTGAGAACTGGCTTTTGTAAGAAGGCAATGCTTTTGTTTACCTTGTCAAGCGTTCCTGCCAGAAGTATGCCAACTTGTTGCATCCTGTTGGAGGTGGCAAGAGACCTGCTGCAAGAAAACAGGTTACAAATATAAGAGCTTCACTTAACTTTAAAGCAAATTTCAGTAACCTACGTGCAGCACATTCTAACATCTTAACGTTTGAAGAAACATTCATTTCTACGTCCTTAAGAGTTAACACTTCAAATCCATTTATCAGATGTTATACATGCAGACTGTAGGCCTACCTCAATTTATCAGACCTCTTGGTCTCCTTCTCTGGAGTCCCATGTGTGGCACTCTCTTCCAGGCTTTTCTTGGCCACCCGTTTACCGCCAGCCTTCACTGTTGAcccagaaaagaaaatggttaAATGTGTTacctgaagggaaaaaaaatgagctgaatAAAGTAGTAAGCTTTATGCACTTGTGCTTTGCAGAAGT
This window harbors:
- the dap1b gene encoding death associated protein 1b isoform X2, whose amino-acid sequence is MVQQLSKSGAKETPVLKAGHPPAVKAGGKRVAKKSLEESATHGTPEKETKRSDKLRSLATSNRMQQVGILLAGTLDKLSHDFPETPVSVRHSKVRPAVEKPHSPRTFFIQQPRKY
- the dap1b gene encoding death associated protein 1b isoform X1; protein product: MVQQLSKSGAKETPVLKAGHPPAVKAGGKRVAKKSLEESATHGTPEKETKRSDKLSRSLATSNRMQQVGILLAGTLDKLSHDFPETPVSVRHSKVRPAVEKPHSPRTFFIQQPRKY